The Rhododendron vialii isolate Sample 1 chromosome 1a, ASM3025357v1 region gtttgtggtacATCTACGTTTAATTCTTTAGTTGTTATTGTCTTTTGTTTAGTATATTCATGTTTTTACGTATTTAGGTTGCAGGATGGATTGGTGCTTCCACATGGATTGATGACATTATGTTGACGATGATTGTAAGATTCCTTGTTACTGATGCTTGCTGTTTCGATTGCTATGCTTGTTGAAATTTGTACTTCCAACCCTCCAGGATTTCTGCGGACCTTGTTTAAAcgattttcttcttttggagcTTTCTTTAATGTGGAAATATGCCCCAATATGAAATTTGATTAATGCATGTCATTCTTTAATTATGAGCAGTATAATTGCTTGCATGTATAGGATTATATAACTTTTCTGATAAGTTAGAGGATGGTTTAATGTTAGGCTGCCAAATGAGGTAATATCAAGTTGATGCTGATTATACAAGATTTTGACGGAATGGTCATACTTGTCCTGTATCATAGGTTACTTGCAACTTCCTACTGATGAGCAGAACGTATctaatttctttcttcaattacTACTGCTGATTCTGACATGGCTTTCACGTGTGAAATGgttttactccctccattccaatatttttgtccattttttgaccTTCAGTTgtcgaaaatatttttgtacttcgaaaatatttttgcattttgcattAAGTTTCGACATGAAGTTCATCTTTTTCAagttttgtcaaaattttttGACTTGTGTGTTCTTGAACTTTACTATTCACCATCCATCTTGTCTCCACCTTTTTAGCTTGCTATTGtcctaaaaaaaaaggatgtaGATCCAGAGAAGAGCCAGTACAATAAATACTGCTATGCTGGTGGACTGGTTGAATATGTGAGGTGGCTAAATACTGATAAGGCAAGCCATTTCCTAAAAGTGATGTAGAAGACACCAACTCATGGGAACTTATGCCTATGCTTGTTTGTAGTTGAATTTCTTTCAAGTGTTAGTTTTTTTCATTGTCGATTTTGAGAATTGTGTAGTAGAACTATAGAAGTGAAGAACAAGTGTTGAACAAAGTTATGGGAAGTAGAGCAAAGCAAGAAGAGTGTAAGGATACTTTTGAGCATCAAAATTTGGGAAGttagagctaatttttttttgtatggcACATTCAATTcgtttttgtatttgttggaagCCACCAGATGACAAACCGGTCGTCCACCCGGTCGACCACTTTGTCAACCGGCAtttccctgtttttttttttctcttcaatgcAGTTGTAATGTAAATAGGCATAGTAATGAGCCAAGTAATCTTCCACAATATAAACAAGCAAACACGATGTATACGCAAGTTTTAGAAACAAATTAGTCTATCAAGCATTTTCAAGGTTGTGAAGTTTGATCAAACTGGACCCACTCATGAGTATGTATGACTATACATGTTCCCTTATAGTGTGCCTCAAAGCCAAATTAAACACAAATAATCAAACTACGATTGTGAAGTTTGATCAAACCGAACACAAGTCAAGTTCAAGTTTTAAAAAGCTCAAATTGATACAAAAAATTTCAGTCTCATTCATTCGTACAGTCACAACTCATAAGGTTCAAGTATACAAAAATCCTTTCATGCTCCGAACAGATTTGCAGATACACAGCCTAATATTGGTTTTTGGTACAAAACCAACCAAGAAGAAGCCTGGGCAAGGGGATAGCCTTGGACCCAAGCATTACATTCATTGGTACATTCACATAAGAAGTGCAATGATAGCCACTACCAAGGCTAGCCCACTTAAGAACTGAAAGACAATTACCATGTGTTTTAAATTAGCCACAATGACTTCAACACGTGCATCATTCTTTACTAGTTTCACCTCTGGTGCAGCATGTGGGTTGGGTTCATGACACCTAATTTGATAGCACCACTTTCAGTACTCGCATTTTTCTTTATCATTTGAATCCTTTGGACACCTATAGTAGAGCCTTCCATGATTCTTTTCTGAATCTGAAATGTGCACAACAGCTCTCAATCCACACCAACATGTCTTGTTTTGAAATGTAGGGTAACGAGATTGAATGGTACTCATGTTGCTTGAATTAGACATGATTGTTTTAACACATTTActgcacacactcacacaatgtctacacacactcacacaaatGTCCAACACAACTAAAAACTAGAAGTAACTCatataaaaaattgagagatgtggttttggctcagaaaattttcatcatagccaaattAAGTGACTCAAATAAATGAAATGTTCAAGACACCACTTTTTTAAGGCACTAAGGCAGCAACATTAGTTGTCAATTGACCATCTAATGTTTCCAAGCCTTAGTACACATTGCGTGTTAATACAGTTCTTTTCAGGTCCAGTCGCCCGaattttcttatggtccggaTTGTTTGTCTAAGCCGTTGGAGCTAATCCAATGGTTGTGAaataaaaaggggaaaaaggggATTTCGCTACATACACCGCTCAGCCCTTCCCCATTTCTTCGTTCCAGccagagagaaatagaaaaggAGGCAACGATATATGAACAACCAAAGCTCAGAACAAAGACAACGAACGATCAGAGCTATGATCAGCCCCAATGTCCAACACAGCTAAAACTACAAGTAACtcatataaaaaatttagataGGCGGTTTtggctcagaaaattttcatcatagccaaataaaGTGGCTCAGATAAATGAAATATTCAAGACACCACTTTTTTAAGACACTAAGGCGGTAACATTAGTTGCCAATTGACCATCTAATGTTTCCAGGCTTAAGTGCACATTGCATGTTaatttatcatcatagccaacaaATAGGGGCAAACAATTCTGGAAATAGGGGCAAACTCTCCCAGTGGCTTAGACAGAAAATCTGAcgctcagaaaattttcatcatagccaaataaaGTGGCTCAGATAAATGAAATGTTCAAGACACCACTTTTTTAAGGCACTAAGGCAgcaacattagttgccaattGACCATCTAATGTTTCTAGGCCTAAAAACATATTGCATGTTAgtttatcatcatagccaacaaATAGGGGCAAACAAATCTGGCAAACTCACAAAAAATCCAGACCATAAGAAAATCTAGGCGACTGGACTTGAAAACAACTGATGTACAACACTGATCAAGCGAACACTAATATACAGGCCTGAACAATAATGATACACTGATAACACTGCACAAAGTaacaccaaacaaacaccacTTCGAAACTGAAAGTACATAATTTTGGAGAGGGGCCTTTGGCTCAGAAATTTGTCACATAGCCATTCATTAGGGGCAAAACAATCAAGTAACTAATTCATGCAGTGTTATCATTCTCTGGCCAAAATCAGCATAAGTCACACACGAAAACTAGTCCAAATAGCAACTAATCAAAAGTATTAGGGTTTAGAAAATCCATAATTTCTGGTATTGAAACTTTAGGGTTCCCAAAAATGCCCCAAATCGGATATCATAGATACAACCCCAAAATACTGTTAAGGTTTCGAAAATCAGTCAATTAGTAGAAATCAGCCATCCCGCGATCGAAAGGTTTCAAAGACCACACAAACAAATCACATAAATCAGCCCTTATTCTtcatttagggtttcgaaatttGAAGATCTTCTTTTACGGTTTCGAAAATCatagagaacgagagagagagtgagagacctTAGGGATGATCGTAGCTCTGATCGTTCGTCGTCGGCCATCCCGAGATTGAATGGTttcgaaaccacacaaaaaaatcacAGAAATCAGCCCCTAAAATCACagttagggtttcgaaaatcaCAGAgaacacgagagagagagagagagagagagagagagagagagagagagagagagagaccttaggGCTAATCGTAGCTCTGATGTTTGTCATCTTCGATATCAGCTTGAGTTGTTCGTATATCGTCGTTCTTATACACAGTCGcctccttttctctttctctctcaatctttGGCTAGAATGAAGAAATGTGGGCTGGAGGGTGGAAATcccccttttcctttttatttccacagccgttggatctcatccatccaATCCAATAGCTCAGATAGaaatccggaccataagaaaatccggaCGACTGGACCTAAAAAgaactgtgtgtgtgtatatatatatatatatatattatatatagacacacacactaACATGTTCGTATATCGTCGTTCTTATACACAGTTGCCTcctccttttctctttctctctcaatctctgGCTGGAACGAAGAAATGTGGGCTAGAGGGTGAAAATCccctttttcccttttatttccacagcCGTTCAATCTCATCCATCCAATCCAATAACTCAGACAGaaatccggaccataagaaaatccggatgactggacctgaaaagaactgtgtgtgtgtgtgtctacacacacatatacacacacaaacaaataaGGAGCTTAATAACGGGTTACCTGATTTCCAAGTTTGCGGGTTCACTGCAATTAACTAAGCAAAACAACTCTTGGGTTACCTGTGGTTTATCCAATAGGCAATTTTAAGCTAGTTGACGAGCGTTGGTCTGATCAATACTCATCTACTActactattaaaaaagaaaaggtagagATAGCTAGTGTAATCTTGCAGGTAAGCAGGTTAAGGGGTTACATTTGTTATTTGAGACCCATGAGAAGAATTggattaaataaattttttgttaaaaaatggtCGGTATTATGTGAGTTACCGGTACTTTTAAGTTATAATTCATACGTcaaatcattcgtctcgacgagaaaaatatagaaataaaggccaaagttacaaaaaatatcatataaaACGATGCTAAAAACACTAAAAGGCAGggttttttgaactttattcgTCCTtcgtaaacttttttttcccgaaattggtctgtatatatttttatacttttttgatttttctcgtcGAAACGCTGATTGTGACGTAAAAATTACACTCaaatctagtaaaaattaaaagaaaacgaCCGAAATGACTCTAGCTAGCTAAATTAAAGCCGCAAAAGAGGGGAAATTAACCATAGTTTATCCTCGTTATTATTATAATAATAACATAAATGTGGACTCGATTACCCATATATAATGTCCGGCCGGGACCATGATTATGCATGCATGCTTATCTACCATGAGCTGAAGAATTGAAGCTAGTCACGCGCGAGTTCATCTAACCAACCTTCCAACTAATAATCTAAAGTAGGAGTATCAGAATTCAGAATTCCAGACTCCAATTTACTAACAACTCCCTTAAGTCACTACCTGACAGACAGTTTTTGGTCAATCACCAAAATGTGGCTCTAGATATGACAAGGTGGAAGTATTCTATTcactccttcttcttttttggatctAGTGCTCATGAACGGATCCAACGTGAGAGTCtgtacaacttttttttttttttttttttttgtcttggtcATCTTTTGTACACTTCGATTATTCTTGGGGTACCAATCTCATCGCGCGTTGCAGTTTGGAGAAAAAAATCTCATCGCTCATTTGCAGGGTTCCAATTCTAGAAGTCAGAGCAAAGCTACGTTAGAGCATCTCCGATAGAAAGAGTCAAATCCAATGTGAAGCTCCACTTGTCAAAATTAATATCGCGCGTAGCTTTCTCTAAACCTTCCCTTCAAATGAAAGCATGGGTTTGAAGACAATAATTTGCTGCAAAATTGGCATCCTGTGTCAGATGTAAAAGTGGCCTTTCGGATTTTACCAATATagcatttatttttattttttaagaacctaTGAGAAAATTTGACACCGTGGTTGGAGGAGCAACATTACGAGTGTCAAATTTTGAAGGTGTCAAATTGTCACATTAAGcttcaaaaaatttgacatctccaaattTATGGCAAAGATTGGAGACAAATATTTGACATCTTCAAATTGGggatgccaattttttttgaaggctgatgtgggattttggcatctccaatttAACTTCAAAACctcatctccaacccttatgtcaaattatatttatttgacatcaaattatccctctccaacccttatgtcaaaattcaaatggtcattttttaaaatttggcatggaggagGGTGGTTGTCAAAGTTGGCATGAGAAGACTTGCCTTCAAATCCACGTGTATTTGGCATCAAAGAAAGCTATtaggttggattgaattttgatatCAATTTTTACCGTTAAAATGTTCACGTAGGAATTGACATCTCTCATTAGAAATGCTctaaacttcaaaaaaatttgaaatctcCAAATTTATAGCAAAGATCGGAGATAACAATAGCAATAGTACACAATGATTGTCGAAATTTATGAATGGTCCAACCGACATCAAAGCAGTCTTTTTGGGAAACTTGTACGattaccaaaaaattgaaacacattGGAATAAAATAAGAGAGCACGTGACCCCTGGTCCTTTACATTGTCCTCCAATACGGTGCGTTTATGTTTGTTCGTTCAAAACTCGACCAATATATTGAGCAatgtgttattattattattattattattattattattattattatttgaaaaagGGACAATGTGTTATTCATAATTGTCTAAAAGTATGCAAGAAAGAAGTAGTGCTTATTTGCGCTAAGCAAACTGCAAAACACCAATCGTTTTACAATCACATGTTACAAGCTTCTTTtattaatataataataataataacatgaCTAACAATCTCGCAAGTAATGCATGTGGGCATGTAACTATGACACCAAGTAGATGTAGATGTTTATGTCACGTAGTATCATTTTTAAGACTTGctctttcaactttattagtATTACAGTCTGTGCAAGACTTAAGCAGATCATCTTTCTGGTATTGCGTGCGTGACACTAGTTCCATCGTTTCAATAGCGAGATCTACGCGTAACACGACTAACGCAATTGTatatacttaatttttaatCGGATCTTCCATCTACTCAGATCAATAATGATTCGGCAAAGGAATCCAACTGAACTAGGTCAAGACCTTCTGTCCTGATCAGAAGTTGAAGATAATCCTCATATAGCTTCTCTGTGGTGTTGTGATCCGACAATGGTACACCAGACTGGCATTCAAGATCCGACCCATTCACCATATCCGGATCTTGGTCATCACCAATAAGAAACCCGACCTGATCAACATCACCTTTCAAACTAGAAGACCATTGAACACCATTTAAAGCTTCGTTGGGAGTCCAATCAAAACTGTTATTCCTCGACATTGTCAAAGAATTCAAAGAAGTGATCCTCGTGGGCTTTGGGTTATGAACCTTCTGCTTCTGGGCCTCTGAATTGGACTTGTTCTGTTTTCTATTGCTGTTCCTCCTCTTCCTTGGTGGTGGTTCGTTCGGATATTCCGATAATTTTTTGTGGGTACTTGGGTCGGTTCCTTGGTCTCTGAGTCTTTTGCTAAGATGGGTGTTCCAGTAGTTCTTTATCTCGTTATCGGTTCGACCAGGTAACCTCCCCGCAATTAGAGACCATCGGTTGCCGAGGAGGGCATGCATTCTTACAATGAGGTCCTCCTCATCAGGGCTGATGTTTCCCCTCTTGATATCTGGCCTCAAATAATTCATCCATCTCAGCCTGCAGCTT contains the following coding sequences:
- the LOC131307236 gene encoding transcription factor MYB12-like; protein product: MGRAPCCAKVGLHRGPWTAREDSLLSKYIQVHGEGNWRSLPKEAGLFRCGKSCRLRWMNYLRPDIKRGNISPDEEDLIVRMHALLGNRWSLIAGRLPGRTDNEIKNYWNTHLSKRLRDQGTDPSTHKKLSEYPNEPPPRKRRNSNRKQNKSNSEAQKQKVHNPKPTRITSLNSLTMSRNNSFDWTPNEALNGVQWSSSLKGDVDQVGFLIGDDQDPDMVNGSDLECQSGVPLSDHNTTEKLYEDYLQLLIRTEGLDLVQLDSFAESLLI